Proteins encoded within one genomic window of Triticum aestivum cultivar Chinese Spring chromosome 2D, IWGSC CS RefSeq v2.1, whole genome shotgun sequence:
- the LOC123054772 gene encoding uncharacterized protein yields MTSPSGSPAAAPAPAAASGGSLQLPRHPTARARLAASRSGGRRGASRAVRGQNRKRAVPGRGQAAAVKANSGLPVGFAPSCATSPFGGFIRFNPGQQPCSDACPSTRCSASPDTAASRSLIR; encoded by the exons ATGACCTCGCCTAGTGGTTCCCCGGCGGCCGCGCCCGCGCCAGCTGCCGCTTCCGGCGGTAGCCTTCAACTCCCGCGTCACCCAACCGCACGTGCCCGACTCGCCGCCAGTAGATCTGGCGGCCGCCGCGGAGCTAGTCGAGCAGTCCGTGGGCAGAACAGAAAGCGCGCCGTTCCTGGCCGTGGGCAGGCCGCCGCGGTGAAGGCCAACTCCGGCCTCCCCGTGGGCTTCGCCCCCTCCTGTGCCACCTCCCCGTTCGGCGGATTCATCCGGTTCAACCCCGGCCAGCAGCCCTGTTCGGATGCATGCCCCAGTACGCGCTGCTCCGCCTCGCCTGATACAGCGGCGTCACG GAGTTTGATTAGATAA
- the LOC123054770 gene encoding MEIOTIC F-BOX protein MOF-like produces the protein MISSDGVDYNSVKRSRRDRKSEARHKSARAASDLLDRISTATMAPSHSEGQDRLSALPDKVLQRVLCHLRSDEAVRTSALSRRWRDVHEAVPVIDLVDTKTGDRDYERLKICFDQKVACAILSKGAETPIRALRLSGVLNPPRDQLDQWIASAVTSGVEDLDVKLRYKSSYWEPRTQPLCPLREFERSDSKVYAKTQRMIFRCRTPPPAPDELDTRPAGERRHGVAGDALPREDRGRRRDAAAAALELPAPCQPDAGGVPEHQGDHGGQP, from the coding sequence ATGATCTCCAGCGACGGAGTAGATTACAACTCGGTTAAGAGGTCGAGGAGGGATCGGAAGTCGGAAGCGCGACATAAAAGCGCACGGGCCGCTTCTGATCTTCTTGATCGAATCTCGACGGCGACGATGGCGCCGTCGCACAGCGAGGGGCAAGACAGGCTGAGCGCTCTCCCCGACAAGGTGCTGCAGCGCGTCCTCTGCCACCTCCGGTCCGACGAGGCCGTGCGCACGAGCGCGCTCTCCCGCCGGTGGCGCGACGTCCACGAGGCCGTCCCCGTCATCGACCTCGTCGACACCAAGACGGGCGACCGGGACTACGAGAGACTCAAGATCTGCTTCGACCAAAAGGTGGCGTGCGCGATCCTCAGCAAGGGAGCGGAGACGCCGATCCGCGCCCTCCGTCTCAGCGGCGTCCTAAACCCCCCGCGCGACCAGCTCGACCAGtggatcgcctccgccgtcaccTCCGGCGTGGAGGACCTCGACGTCAAGCTCAGGTACAAGAGTAGTTACTGGGAACCCCGCACGCAGCCGCTCTGCCCGTTACGCGAATTCGAGCGAAGCGACAGTAAGGTGTACGCCAAGACCCAGCGTATGATCTTCcgctgccgcacgccgccgcctgCGCCTGACGAGCTGGACACTCGACCTGCCGGGGAGCGTCGACATGGCGTCGCTGGAGACGCTCTCCCTCGGGAGGATCGTGGACGGAGGCGGGATGCTGCAGCGGCTGCTCTCGAGCTGCCTGCGCCTTGCCAGCCTGACGCTGGAGGAGTGCCCGAACATCAAGGAGATCACGGTGGCCAGCCCTGA
- the LOC123054775 gene encoding pre-mRNA-processing-splicing factor 8A-like yields the protein MDLCQLLGQELDALEIETVQKETIHPRKSCKMNSSCADVLFAAHRWQMSKPSLVSKSKDVFNQKASNKHWIDVQPRWGDYDSRDIERYARAKFMDYTTDNLSIYRSSTGVMIGLDLAYNLHSAFGNWFPGSKPLLQQAMNKIMKSNPALYVPRERIGKGLQLYSSEPTAHRTISVFTKPRYGEIFSNQIIWFVDDTNVYRVTIHKTEGNLTAKPINGVIFIFNPRTGQPTMSEGHPHKCMGRTKQIIVTKGFGMTC from the exons ATGGATCTTTGCCAACTTCTGGGTCAGGAGTTGGATGCGCTGGAGATTGAGACAGTACAGAAGGAGACAATACATCCAAGGAAGAGTTGCAAGATGAACAGTTCATGTGCAGATGTCCTTTTTGCTGCACATAGGTGGCAGATGTCCAAACCAAGCTTAGTTTCTAAGTCAAAGGATGTCTTCAATCAGAAAGCCAGTAACAAGCACTGGATTGATGTGCAACCAAGATGGGGAGACTATGATTCACGCGACATAGAACGTTACGCAAGAGCAAAATTTATGGACTACACGACAGATAATTTGTCCATCTACCGTTCTTCGACTG GGGTGATGATTGGACTTGATCTAGCTTATAATTTGCACTCTGCTTTTGGTAATTGGTTCCCTGGGTCAAAGCCCCTCCTTCAGCAAGCAATGAACAAGATCATGAAG TCAAATCCTGCTCTGTATGTGCCGAGGGAGAGAATAGGAAAGGGTCTTCAGTTGTATTCATCTGAACCCACCGCCCACCGAACCATATCTGTCTTCACAAAACCACGGTACGGAGAGATATTCAGcaatcaaatcatatggtttgtGGATGACACAAATGTCTATCGAGTTACCATTCACAAAACCGAGGGTAACCTGACGGCCAAACCAATCAATGGTGTTATCTTTATTTTCAATCCAAGAACTGGTCAACCAACTATGTCTGAAG GTCATCCACACAAGTGTATGGGCAGGACAAAGCAAATTATTGTGACAAAGG GATTTGGCATGACATGCTAA